A genome region from Corynebacterium uberis includes the following:
- a CDS encoding alpha,alpha-trehalose-phosphate synthase (UDP-forming), which yields MASRSDQVNDQVVDNAEEFGDNSFVVVANRLPVDMQRCEDGSVEWTPSPGGLVSALSPVLEEHEGCWIGWPGVSDESPEPFRTDGGVLLYPVQLTAQDFEYFYEGFSNATLWPLYHDLIVTPEYHREWWAAYREVNLKFAEATSHVAAKNATVWIQDYQLQLVPGILRQLRPDLTIGFFLHIPFPNPDLFRQLPWREELVRGLLGADVIGFHLEGNAQNFLDLACEVSGVAGSHIGQPDTLDIEGSVSTRDITAAVVVPGGRKVGVGAFPISIDVDSVTTPDPDEVATLRAELGNPDSLILGVDRLDYTKGILQRLRAYEELLASGALPKKVVLLQVATPSRERIEHYRVARSQVEEAVGRINGRFGQPGRPVVEYIHRSVPKSRLAVYYAAADVMLVTPFKDGMNLVAKEYVAAHADGSGALVLSEFAGAAEELPEAFICNPFDMESVKRRIVEAVLAPTYDPQDAKERMIAMHKQVIEHDVDLWAQSFLDCLAKAKEQRCGE from the coding sequence ATGGCCTCACGCAGCGATCAGGTAAACGATCAGGTAGTAGACAACGCCGAGGAATTCGGCGACAACAGCTTTGTGGTGGTAGCCAACCGGCTACCGGTAGACATGCAGCGCTGCGAGGACGGCTCGGTGGAGTGGACCCCCAGCCCCGGCGGGTTGGTCTCCGCCCTGTCGCCCGTGCTGGAGGAGCACGAGGGCTGCTGGATCGGCTGGCCGGGGGTTTCTGACGAGTCCCCGGAGCCCTTCCGCACCGACGGCGGGGTCCTGCTCTACCCCGTCCAACTGACCGCCCAGGACTTTGAGTACTTCTACGAGGGCTTTTCCAACGCCACCCTGTGGCCGCTCTACCACGACCTGATTGTCACGCCGGAATACCACCGCGAATGGTGGGCCGCCTACCGGGAGGTCAACCTCAAGTTCGCCGAGGCGACCTCGCACGTGGCCGCTAAGAACGCCACCGTGTGGATCCAGGACTACCAGCTCCAGCTCGTCCCGGGGATCCTGCGCCAGCTACGCCCCGACCTGACCATCGGGTTCTTCCTGCACATCCCCTTCCCCAACCCGGATCTTTTCCGGCAGCTGCCCTGGCGCGAAGAGTTGGTGCGCGGGCTGCTGGGGGCGGACGTTATTGGCTTCCACCTGGAGGGCAATGCGCAGAACTTCCTCGACCTTGCCTGCGAGGTCTCCGGCGTGGCCGGCTCGCACATCGGCCAGCCTGACACCCTCGATATTGAAGGGTCGGTGTCTACCCGCGATATCACCGCCGCCGTGGTCGTCCCCGGCGGCCGCAAGGTGGGCGTGGGCGCGTTCCCCATTTCTATCGACGTCGACTCCGTGACCACCCCGGATCCGGATGAGGTGGCCACGCTGCGCGCGGAGCTGGGCAACCCAGACTCGCTCATCCTCGGCGTGGATCGCCTGGACTACACCAAGGGCATCCTGCAACGCCTGCGCGCCTACGAGGAGCTGCTGGCTTCCGGGGCGCTGCCCAAGAAGGTGGTGCTGCTCCAGGTGGCCACCCCGTCGCGGGAGCGCATCGAGCACTACCGGGTGGCCCGCTCCCAGGTGGAAGAGGCGGTGGGCAGGATCAACGGGCGCTTCGGCCAGCCGGGCCGGCCCGTGGTGGAGTACATTCACCGCTCCGTGCCCAAGTCCCGCCTGGCGGTGTACTACGCCGCCGCGGACGTCATGCTGGTCACGCCCTTCAAGGATGGAATGAACCTGGTGGCCAAGGAGTATGTGGCCGCCCACGCGGATGGCTCCGGCGCGCTGGTGTTGAGCGAGTTCGCCGGCGCGGCCGAGGAGCTGCCCGAGGCGTTCATCTGTAATCCCTTTGACATGGAGTCCGTCAAGCGGCGCATCGTGGAGGCCGTGCTGGCACCCACGTATGATCCGCAGGATGCCAAGGAGCGCATGATCGCCATGCACAAGCAGGTCATCGAGCATGATGTGGACCTGTGGGCGCAGTCCTTCCTGGACTGCCTGGCCAAGGCCAAGGAACAGCGGTGCGGCGAGTAA
- a CDS encoding META domain-containing protein yields the protein MRRVIPLLALPLALATACTPAPAPDAEPLIGPTWQVTGVFTDPATPGGVTSDAELIFGRATLTGTTGCARFNARAHYDTDADTIEVTRLTMDEPDPQCAGVARHVHDQLAGILEGTFDVSHPSDTEVVLTKAGDGPDRPAIHAVST from the coding sequence GTGCGGCGAGTAATCCCCCTGCTGGCCCTGCCCCTGGCGCTGGCCACCGCCTGCACGCCCGCACCCGCCCCCGATGCCGAGCCGCTGATCGGGCCAACTTGGCAGGTCACCGGGGTGTTTACTGATCCCGCCACCCCCGGCGGGGTGACTAGCGACGCCGAGCTCATCTTCGGCCGCGCGACGCTCACCGGCACCACGGGGTGCGCCCGCTTCAATGCTCGGGCCCATTACGACACGGATGCTGACACCATCGAGGTCACCCGGCTGACCATGGATGAGCCGGACCCGCAATGCGCCGGGGTTGCCCGCCACGTCCACGACCAGCTGGCCGGGATCCTGGAGGGCACCTTCGATGTGAGCCACCCTAGCGACACGGAAGTGGTGCTCACCAAGGCTGGGGACGGCCCGGACAGGCCGGCGATTCACGCGGTGAGCACCTAG
- the otsB gene encoding trehalose-phosphatase, with protein MSISSVAGVDRLLVVCDFDGTLAGISKDPMNVPVNETSVAALQQLAQCPNTLVYILSGRSIAQLDVVCPTTAPIRRVGSHGAEPDGMVVELTDAQQATLDGVAGDLEKICEGIDGAFVEYKPFQRVFHFIRVADQQLIEQLLARVDKVDPRGAHVHSGKRVVEFSVADATKGSWIRGEQERWNPGATVFLGDDTTDETGFAVLGGNDLGVKVGPGETAATMRVADLDEVAQVLTELAQRRCGQQAAE; from the coding sequence ATGAGCATTTCTTCTGTCGCCGGTGTTGACCGGCTGTTGGTGGTCTGTGACTTCGACGGCACCCTGGCTGGCATCAGCAAGGACCCCATGAACGTCCCGGTCAATGAGACCTCCGTGGCCGCCCTCCAGCAGCTGGCGCAATGCCCGAACACGCTGGTCTACATCCTGTCTGGGCGCAGCATCGCCCAGCTGGACGTGGTCTGCCCCACCACCGCGCCGATTCGGCGGGTGGGCTCGCATGGTGCGGAGCCGGACGGCATGGTCGTCGAGCTGACCGATGCGCAACAGGCCACCCTGGATGGCGTGGCGGGCGATTTGGAGAAGATCTGCGAGGGCATCGACGGCGCCTTCGTGGAATACAAGCCTTTCCAGCGTGTGTTCCACTTCATCCGGGTGGCGGACCAGCAGCTCATTGAGCAGCTGCTCGCGCGCGTGGACAAGGTTGATCCGCGTGGGGCGCACGTCCACTCCGGCAAGCGCGTGGTGGAGTTCTCCGTGGCGGACGCCACCAAGGGGTCGTGGATTCGCGGCGAGCAGGAGCGCTGGAACCCGGGCGCGACCGTGTTCTTGGGCGATGACACCACCGATGAGACCGGCTTTGCCGTCCTTGGGGGCAATGACCTGGGCGTCAAGGTGGGCCCGGGGGAGACTGCGGCAACCATGCGGGTGGCGGACTTGGACGAGGTCGCCCAGGTGCTCACCGAGCTGGCGCAGCGACGCTGCGGCCAGCAAGCAGCCGAGTAG
- a CDS encoding LacI family DNA-binding transcriptional regulator, whose product MDSQRPGQSRGTLASLAAELGVSRTTVSNAYNHPDQLSAATRARILAAAAARGYPGPDPVARSLRTRRAGAIGVVLTEHLSYAFDDAASVDFLSGVAEACSDSATALTLIPVGPEGTGETNTDLINAAAVDGFVVYSVASDDAALKAVLARGVPTVICGQPKTVPGVPFVGIDDRAAIAPAARTLIDAGHRNIGILAIRLEDTPLNGPLDPGRLPRAHLHIQRDRILGALDVFAGAGIDPAGVPVVTRHLNTPATARDAAAELLESHPELTAVACTTDSMALGVLAYAREQGLRVPEDLSVTGFDGIAAARAVGLVTVEQPNRDKGIRAVQALEDTAGDPVHTILPTRLLAGRSVAAPAR is encoded by the coding sequence ATGGATTCCCAGCGCCCCGGCCAGTCGCGCGGGACCCTGGCTTCCCTGGCCGCCGAACTCGGCGTGTCGCGCACCACGGTCTCTAACGCCTACAACCACCCGGACCAGCTCTCTGCCGCCACTCGCGCCCGCATCCTGGCTGCCGCGGCCGCCCGTGGCTATCCCGGCCCGGATCCGGTGGCCCGCAGCCTGCGTACCCGCCGCGCCGGGGCGATCGGGGTGGTGCTCACCGAGCACTTGAGCTACGCCTTCGACGATGCCGCCTCCGTGGACTTTCTTTCCGGGGTGGCGGAGGCGTGCTCCGATAGCGCCACGGCGCTCACCCTCATCCCCGTCGGCCCGGAGGGCACGGGGGAGACCAACACGGATCTGATCAACGCGGCCGCCGTGGACGGCTTTGTGGTCTACTCCGTGGCCAGCGACGACGCCGCCTTAAAGGCGGTGCTTGCCCGCGGGGTGCCCACCGTCATCTGCGGGCAGCCCAAAACAGTTCCCGGGGTGCCCTTCGTGGGCATCGACGACCGCGCCGCCATCGCGCCCGCCGCCCGCACGCTTATCGACGCCGGCCACCGCAACATCGGCATCCTCGCCATCCGCCTGGAGGACACCCCGCTCAATGGCCCCCTCGACCCTGGCCGCCTGCCGCGCGCCCACCTGCACATCCAGCGCGACCGCATCCTCGGGGCCCTGGATGTTTTTGCCGGCGCGGGCATCGACCCGGCGGGCGTGCCAGTGGTTACCCGGCACCTCAACACCCCGGCCACCGCCCGCGACGCCGCCGCCGAGCTGCTGGAATCCCACCCCGAGCTCACCGCCGTGGCGTGCACCACCGACTCGATGGCGCTCGGCGTGCTGGCCTACGCGCGTGAGCAGGGTCTCCGCGTGCCGGAAGACCTCTCCGTCACCGGGTTCGATGGCATCGCCGCCGCGCGCGCGGTCGGCCTGGTCACCGTGGAGCAACCCAACCGGGACAAGGGCATCCGGGCGGTGCAGGCGCTGGAAGACACCGCCGGCGACCCCGTCCACACGATCCTGCCTACTCGGCTGCTTGCTGGCCGCAGCGTCGCTGCGCCAGCTCGGTGA
- a CDS encoding metal ABC transporter solute-binding protein, Zn/Mn family — translation MTFPARRTCAALLTATALVATACSSAQSPDGDASGMTIVTSTSVWGDVARAVVDDPAVTITPIITNDATDPHHFEPTAADMARVSKADVVVVGGGGYDAWLYENLDNPDIIHALPLTPHHHGDKPDGSEATNEHIWYDADALRDVAHGVAGAVEKHNPDATVTADALDARLDAATAKLKAMPTARIAQTEPIADYLINKTPMKEVTPTGYRRATLNETDPAAADLAAFLELINSGGLDILVYNPQTATDMTKRIRAAAEAKGVRIVEIPETPPSTVPFPDFYGQVVDRLVG, via the coding sequence ATGACGTTTCCCGCCCGCCGTACCTGCGCTGCCCTCCTGACCGCCACCGCGCTTGTGGCCACCGCCTGCTCGAGTGCTCAGTCCCCCGACGGGGACGCATCCGGGATGACCATTGTCACCTCCACCTCCGTCTGGGGCGACGTGGCCCGCGCGGTTGTCGATGACCCGGCCGTGACCATCACGCCGATCATCACTAACGACGCCACCGACCCGCACCACTTCGAGCCCACTGCCGCCGACATGGCACGGGTGAGCAAGGCAGACGTGGTCGTCGTCGGCGGCGGCGGGTATGACGCCTGGCTGTATGAAAACCTGGACAACCCGGACATCATCCACGCCCTGCCACTGACCCCACACCACCACGGCGACAAGCCGGATGGATCCGAGGCCACCAATGAGCACATCTGGTACGACGCCGACGCGCTGCGGGACGTGGCACACGGTGTGGCGGGGGCCGTCGAAAAGCACAACCCCGATGCCACCGTCACTGCCGACGCCCTCGATGCCCGCCTCGACGCCGCCACCGCGAAGCTCAAGGCCATGCCCACCGCCCGCATCGCGCAGACCGAACCCATCGCCGACTACCTGATCAACAAAACCCCCATGAAGGAGGTCACCCCCACCGGCTACCGGCGTGCCACCCTCAATGAGACGGACCCCGCCGCCGCGGACTTGGCTGCCTTTTTGGAACTGATCAACTCCGGTGGGCTGGACATCCTGGTGTACAACCCGCAAACCGCCACCGACATGACCAAGCGCATCCGGGCGGCAGCCGAAGCCAAGGGCGTGCGCATCGTGGAGATCCCCGAGACCCCGCCGAGCACCGTGCCCTTCCCCGACTTTTATGGGCAGGTGGTGGACCGGCTGGTGGGCTAG
- a CDS encoding TrkA C-terminal domain-containing protein translates to MLDFLDGNVLLTVFIVITLGTAFGAIPFGPLRFGAAGALFIGLAVGPFVNLPAESLSVFQELGLGLFVYMIGLEAGETFFRDMKEQLGIMVAALISVTAAAATAVVGAGLLGITREVALGVFSGALTSTPSMALAQDQTGSDAPAVGYSLGYPTGVILSIILVAVTIGRTWAAKRDQENPDEKEHRLLRVAVTKDFDYAALAEQYGDQFRLCTIRRDNRTRVAHELAEIRPGDTVVLVATKAALPALVKAMGKRLGTTSVRGNEHLTVQQFRVSNQDIAGNTLGNIPLYAKHKAQVVRIRRGDDFILPTDETSLLYGDIVEMVMPTSRTESVQSYMGDSIQSFSELDWIAAAGGLVFGFLLALIEVPLPGGSSFALGAAAGPLLAGIILGSVGRTGRTAWQLPRTANFTLRQFGLMLFLAAVGLASGPAFAETAFSRQGLVAIVLAALVCLVGAGGFLALAWAMGQSASRSNGAMSGVLGQPAVLQYALENSSDSRIMSGYTATFAIALIYKIVVIPVMLVV, encoded by the coding sequence GTGCTTGACTTCCTCGACGGTAACGTCCTTCTTACGGTATTCATCGTCATCACCCTCGGCACCGCGTTCGGGGCGATACCCTTCGGCCCGCTGCGTTTCGGCGCGGCCGGGGCCCTGTTCATTGGCCTGGCGGTGGGCCCCTTCGTTAACCTACCCGCAGAATCCCTCTCCGTATTCCAGGAGCTGGGCCTGGGGCTCTTTGTCTACATGATCGGCCTGGAAGCCGGGGAGACCTTCTTCCGGGACATGAAAGAGCAGCTGGGCATCATGGTCGCAGCGCTCATCTCCGTCACTGCGGCGGCCGCAACCGCCGTGGTGGGGGCAGGGCTTTTGGGGATCACCCGGGAGGTCGCCCTGGGTGTGTTCTCCGGGGCGCTGACCTCTACCCCGTCGATGGCCTTGGCCCAGGACCAGACGGGCTCTGATGCCCCGGCGGTGGGCTATTCGCTGGGGTATCCCACCGGGGTGATCTTGTCCATCATTTTGGTCGCCGTGACCATCGGTCGCACCTGGGCGGCTAAGCGCGACCAGGAAAACCCGGATGAGAAGGAGCATCGCCTGCTGCGCGTGGCGGTGACCAAGGACTTTGATTACGCGGCGCTGGCTGAGCAATACGGCGACCAGTTCCGCCTGTGCACCATTCGCCGCGACAATCGCACCCGCGTGGCCCACGAGCTGGCCGAGATCCGCCCGGGCGACACCGTGGTGTTGGTGGCCACCAAGGCCGCACTGCCCGCCCTGGTCAAGGCGATGGGCAAGCGCCTGGGCACCACCTCGGTACGCGGCAACGAGCACCTGACCGTCCAGCAATTCCGGGTGTCTAACCAGGACATCGCCGGCAACACCCTGGGCAACATCCCCCTGTATGCCAAGCACAAGGCGCAGGTGGTGCGCATCCGGCGCGGTGATGACTTCATCTTGCCCACCGATGAGACCTCCCTGCTCTACGGCGACATTGTGGAGATGGTCATGCCCACCTCGCGCACCGAGTCCGTCCAAAGCTACATGGGCGATTCCATCCAGTCCTTCTCCGAGCTGGACTGGATCGCCGCCGCCGGCGGGCTGGTCTTCGGCTTCCTGCTCGCACTGATCGAGGTGCCGCTGCCCGGCGGTTCTTCCTTCGCCCTGGGTGCGGCGGCAGGCCCGCTTTTGGCCGGCATCATCTTGGGCTCGGTGGGGCGCACGGGGCGCACCGCCTGGCAGCTGCCGCGCACCGCCAACTTCACGCTGCGCCAATTTGGCCTCATGTTGTTCCTGGCCGCCGTGGGTCTGGCCTCCGGGCCGGCGTTCGCGGAGACGGCGTTCTCGCGGCAGGGCCTGGTGGCCATCGTGCTGGCGGCCCTGGTATGCCTGGTAGGGGCTGGCGGCTTCTTGGCGCTGGCCTGGGCGATGGGCCAGTCCGCCTCGCGCTCCAACGGCGCCATGTCTGGCGTGTTGGGCCAGCCTGCCGTGTTGCAGTACGCGTTGGAAAACTCCTCTGACTCGCGCATCATGTCGGGTTATACGGCGACGTTTGCCATCGCGTTGATTTACAAGATTGTTGTCATTCCCGTCATGCTCGTGGTGTGA
- a CDS encoding metal ABC transporter ATP-binding protein, giving the protein MLAEFHSAAVDPLWSGLNLRVDKGEFLTVLGPNGVGKSTLLATLLGTRALTQGSVEVPARVGLIPQQRMFPAHLPLRARDLVSLALAHGVLRGRRPARGEVDALLDSVGAAGLADRRVGELSGGQQQLVRQAQAFAGDPELLLCDEPLLSLDLAAQQATVARLDARRRQLGTSVIFVTHGINPVLEVTDRVLYLAPQGHMLGSVDEVMRSETLTQLYGAPVTVAQVAGKLVVI; this is encoded by the coding sequence GTGCTCGCCGAGTTTCATAGCGCCGCCGTTGACCCGTTGTGGTCCGGCCTGAACCTCCGGGTGGACAAAGGTGAGTTCCTCACCGTCCTCGGACCTAATGGGGTGGGAAAGTCCACCCTGCTGGCCACGCTGCTGGGCACCCGGGCGCTAACCCAGGGCAGCGTGGAGGTGCCCGCCCGGGTGGGCCTGATCCCGCAGCAGCGGATGTTCCCCGCGCACCTGCCGCTGCGCGCCCGGGATCTGGTGTCTTTGGCGTTGGCCCACGGGGTGTTGCGGGGGCGGCGCCCGGCCCGCGGCGAGGTGGACGCTTTGTTGGATAGCGTCGGCGCCGCCGGGTTGGCGGATCGGCGCGTGGGTGAGTTGTCTGGCGGCCAGCAGCAGTTGGTGCGCCAGGCGCAGGCTTTTGCGGGGGATCCGGAGTTGTTGCTGTGCGATGAGCCGCTGCTCAGCCTGGATTTGGCGGCCCAGCAGGCGACGGTGGCGCGGCTGGACGCGCGGCGTCGGCAGTTGGGTACCAGCGTCATCTTTGTCACCCACGGGATTAACCCGGTGCTTGAGGTCACGGACCGGGTGCTCTATCTGGCCCCGCAGGGCCACATGTTGGGCAGCGTGGATGAGGTGATGCGTTCAGAGACGTTGACGCAACTGTATGGCGCCCCGGTGACGGTGGCGCAGGTTGCCGGCAAGTTGGTGGTGATCTAG
- a CDS encoding metal ABC transporter permease: MDVSSFVADTSYLLSVDFVRQALVASAVLGLLSGVITPLIVLRQMSFSVHATSELALMGAAAALLCGVGVGLGAVAGAVVAAIVLAVLGLKEQQDSAIGVVMSFGLGLSVLFIYLYPGNSSTAFALLTGQIVGVSSASVWLLAAVAVVVIGAIVLWWRPILFASVDPVLAAAAGVPVRAVAVGFAVLVGLTAAQSVQIVGALLVMALLITPGAAAVQITASPVRAVVWSVVFAELAAVGGLVASLAPGLPVSVFVTTISFAIYLCCRAVAWWRGRGVRRDEVAVARRAEAVK; encoded by the coding sequence ATGGATGTTTCTTCCTTTGTTGCGGATACTTCTTATCTCCTATCCGTGGATTTTGTGCGCCAGGCACTGGTCGCCTCGGCGGTGTTGGGCCTGCTCAGCGGGGTGATCACGCCGCTGATTGTGCTGCGCCAGATGTCTTTTTCTGTGCATGCGACCAGCGAGTTGGCGCTGATGGGCGCGGCGGCGGCACTGCTGTGTGGGGTGGGTGTGGGCTTGGGCGCGGTGGCCGGGGCGGTGGTCGCGGCTATTGTGCTGGCGGTGTTGGGGCTTAAGGAGCAGCAGGATAGCGCCATCGGAGTGGTCATGAGTTTCGGCCTGGGCCTGTCGGTGTTGTTTATCTACTTGTATCCGGGGAATTCGTCGACGGCGTTTGCGCTGCTGACGGGCCAGATTGTGGGGGTGTCTTCGGCGTCTGTGTGGCTGTTGGCGGCCGTGGCGGTGGTGGTCATCGGGGCGATTGTGCTGTGGTGGCGGCCTATCCTTTTTGCCAGCGTGGACCCAGTGTTGGCGGCTGCTGCTGGGGTGCCGGTGCGCGCGGTGGCGGTTGGTTTTGCGGTGCTGGTGGGGCTGACTGCGGCGCAGTCGGTGCAGATCGTGGGCGCGCTGTTGGTCATGGCGCTGCTGATTACTCCGGGGGCGGCGGCGGTGCAGATTACGGCGTCTCCGGTGCGCGCGGTGGTCTGGTCGGTGGTGTTTGCGGAGCTGGCGGCGGTGGGTGGCCTGGTGGCCTCGTTGGCGCCGGGGCTGCCGGTGTCGGTGTTTGTGACGACCATCAGTTTTGCCATTTACTTGTGCTGCCGGGCGGTGGCGTGGTGGCGTGGCCGCGGGGTGCGCCGCGATGAGGTGGCGGTGGCGCGCCGCGCCGAGGCGGTGAAGTGA
- a CDS encoding alpha/beta hydrolase family esterase has product MRTLSMEVAGHSRRARIVGQGEDLLLFFHGSRQSGAVARRFSAGTFEWPGWTVAYLDGVGHHFNDLRRCLDERTRREGVDDVAFARAVVEQLHPQRVWACGYSNGGHMVLRLLIDAPGLLTGAAVLAATQPTPDNLLPHSLDGYVPTPVLFMNGTADAISPYGGGVAGLDATSGRGTGLSAPETARLWARRNGCLGAPEELRYAPDVSVLRWPSVELWSLEGCGHVIPTGQPAPPMLGATTDSVVAAEVIAQFFARR; this is encoded by the coding sequence ATGCGCACGCTGTCGATGGAAGTTGCGGGGCATTCCCGGCGCGCCCGCATAGTGGGGCAGGGCGAGGATTTGTTGCTGTTTTTCCATGGTTCGCGCCAGTCGGGGGCGGTGGCGCGCCGGTTTAGCGCGGGCACGTTTGAGTGGCCGGGCTGGACGGTGGCCTACCTGGACGGGGTGGGCCACCACTTCAATGACCTGCGGCGTTGCTTGGATGAGCGCACGCGCCGCGAGGGGGTGGATGATGTGGCGTTCGCCCGCGCGGTGGTGGAGCAGCTGCATCCACAGCGGGTGTGGGCGTGCGGCTATTCCAACGGTGGGCACATGGTGCTGCGCCTGCTTATCGACGCCCCCGGCCTGCTCACCGGCGCCGCCGTGCTGGCTGCCACGCAGCCAACGCCAGACAATCTGCTGCCCCACAGCCTGGACGGCTACGTGCCCACCCCGGTGTTGTTCATGAACGGCACCGCGGATGCCATCTCCCCCTATGGCGGCGGGGTGGCGGGCCTGGATGCCACCTCTGGGCGGGGCACTGGGCTGTCGGCGCCGGAGACGGCGCGGCTGTGGGCGCGGCGCAATGGGTGTTTAGGCGCTCCGGAGGAGCTGCGCTACGCGCCGGATGTGTCCGTGTTGCGTTGGCCCAGCGTGGAGCTGTGGAGCCTGGAGGGCTGCGGGCATGTGATCCCCACGGGCCAGCCGGCGCCGCCGATGTTGGGGGCCACCACGGATTCGGTGGTGGCCGCTGAGGTGATTGCTCAGTTCTTTGCCCGGCGCTGA